The nucleotide sequence TGGTATGCTCCTGGTGATGAAACTAATATTCCTCGCCTGGATCCTACCAATAACTTCCCTCTGCAAAGCAGTAGGTGGCTTTCAAGCGGGGACTATATACGACTGAAGAACATTACATTAACATATAATTTCCCGGAATCTATGTTGAGTAGTCTGGGAGGGCTCAGAAACATGAGTATTTATGTCTCTGCATCCAACCTACTGACCTTTACGGATTACATCGGATATGACCCAGACGTTAGTTATTTCGATCCGCTGGATGGCATCATTGGACAAAACATCAGTAGAGGTATTGATAATTTCAATACTCCACAGCCTAGAATCATTATGTCAGGAATCAAAATTGGACTGTAACATGAAGACATTAAAATTTAGCAATTACCGCAGACTATTCATCATTGCTATTGCAGTTCTTATCGGAGGATGTGATGGCTTATTAGACATTGAAGCTGAAAACTCTTTGAGTGGAGATATTTATACGTCTGATCAAAATTTTGAAGATGCTTTAAATGGCGCATATGTGAATTTGGGTGGAATCTATGATGGGGGAGATGGAGGCGAACTCTACGGGGGGGATTTCCAGATCATTGGCACGTTGTTAGCCAGAACTATTAATACTATATTTTTTTGGAGAGCAAGTGAAGCACCCGCTTACCAAGATTTCATGGACAAAGACATCCTTCAGATCAACTTACGAGTAGAAGCCAACTGGCGAAGAGCTTATGAGACAATCAATATCGTCAATGGTATTATAGCCAATATTGACAGGGTGGATGACAGTACATTGAAAGATAGAATTGAGGGTGAAGCCCGAGCTATTAGAGGTATCTTATATTTTGAATTGGCTCGATTTTGGGGTCCTCAATACGAAGCTAGCACAATAAATGAGCCAGCTGTACCCATCCTTCTGGATCAAATCAATGATGCAAATGAAATCCCTGAGTTAACTCGTTCTTCTGTAGGAGATGTGTATCAGAGAGCAATAGATGACTTGGAAGCGGCTGAATCATTACTCGGAGTTCTAGAAAGTAGAATAGATGTTAATGTTTGTCGAGCTTTCCTGGCACGAATAGCGATGCAGCAGAACGAATTCAATACGGCCTTAGGTTACCTAAACCAGCTCATCCCCAATTATAGTTTGAACACGAATGTCATGGATGCATTCAACAATACGTCAATATCAGATGAAGACGTATTTGTCATTCAACAAAACTCTGTTTCGTCCACAGGCAGCATTGCGACAAGGACAGGGTTGGTAGCGCACTTAGCATCTCTCAATGGAGTGGGGTTTGCTGCATTAAATATTAATTACGAACTATTAAATATCCAGAGTACCTTCAACAACCTTCCAGGATTTTATACTCCTGATGCCAGGTTTGTGTTGCAAGAAAACCTTACGACAAACTCTTCGGCGAACGAGGTAAGCAATACCGCAGCTTATTACAACGATGTGATAAATACTACGCAAGTAAGCTCTGCCAAATTCATTAGAACGGACGCAAACATTCCTGTTATCAGATTGGCTGAACTTTTACTTTCAAGAGCAGAAGCTATTCTTGAGGATGGAGGATTTACTTCGCCAGTGATGGGAGGAGCGC is from Marinobacter alexandrii and encodes:
- a CDS encoding RagB/SusD family nutrient uptake outer membrane protein, encoding MKTLKFSNYRRLFIIAIAVLIGGCDGLLDIEAENSLSGDIYTSDQNFEDALNGAYVNLGGIYDGGDGGELYGGDFQIIGTLLARTINTIFFWRASEAPAYQDFMDKDILQINLRVEANWRRAYETINIVNGIIANIDRVDDSTLKDRIEGEARAIRGILYFELARFWGPQYEASTINEPAVPILLDQINDANEIPELTRSSVGDVYQRAIDDLEAAESLLGVLESRIDVNVCRAFLARIAMQQNEFNTALGYLNQLIPNYSLNTNVMDAFNNTSISDEDVFVIQQNSVSSTGSIATRTGLVAHLASLNGVGFAALNINYELLNIQSTFNNLPGFYTPDARFVLQENLTTNSSANEVSNTAAYYNDVINTTQVSSAKFIRTDANIPVIRLAELLLSRAEAILEDGGFTSPVMGGALDDLNAVRTRSGLPALLDTLTANAFYDSLVIERNRELIYEGVYFHDLKRWAVSGRTDVFIGGRDPRSDMFILPIPQSECDASPRLCN